Within Rhipicephalus microplus isolate Deutch F79 chromosome 9, USDA_Rmic, whole genome shotgun sequence, the genomic segment ATGCCTGTAGCGGGCTACGTTGTATTTATacatcaattaaaaaaaaagcaacgcagtgTACAAAAAAAACGCAATGTAAATGCCCCTGTGGGTGTGctgacctgaaaaaaaaaaaagctaaatcaAATCGGAGATGCTAAAAGTTAAACTACATTCATTAGGAAGATCAAAAGTGCGGATGACGATCCCGGTTTTCTatggtcctttttttttctaggggGAAGGGTCATAATAGTAATATTTAAGTACTTTTTATTTAGCATGTGCATTGTCAATAGAAGGCATTACAGCAGAGATCATATGCGTTATGAATcgagggttttacgtcccaaagccatgATGTTATCATGAGGAACGCCGTATGAGAAAgtcccagaaatttcgaccacctggtgttatttATCGTGCACAGATATGGGCCAGTATAAGGCCATGATATTTTGCCTCCACCAAAATGAGACAAAATTTGTTTTCCATGTTAGTGaggtgaaggggggggggagggacacGATCGCGGTCAGCCTCAGGATGCCTGCTGGAAGCTTTGttaagaacaataaaaaatgaaaagggCACAGGCCTGCGAGGTGAACGAGGGGTTTATTTGCCCTTTTACAATGCATAGCTACGAGGAAATCCGGAGAAAACCTTCGTGTTTCTACCCAAAAACTCGTTCTAGTCAGGGGAGAAACCACGAGGAAGAGCAGTTTTTTTTGTGAAGTTTTTGTAGCTTTGTGCTGCAGATGGATGTCTGGCGTGTTTTGCAACCTCACACGGCTGcatgaaacgagaaaaaaattccTGGAATGTCTGCTAGGAAATGACTTTTGGGGAAAGCAAGGCCCACCGCGTCACTTTTCTGAGCGGCATCGTCGAGTCAAGGAGGAAAAACTACTCACTCCGAGATGTCGCAGCAAAGTACGCTATCGTCCCAAGAGACACCTACACGCAATGCGGCACCCCGCTTCACCGAAGACGAAAAGACTGTGCTTATCGCTCTCGTAGGAGAGTTCAAGCACATCATCGAGTGCAAAAAGACTGATGTTGCGTCGAtagcgaaaaaaaatgaaacatggaAAGAGATTGCCAAGCGCTTCAATTCGAACCACGGAATCACCCGGCGCGACCACGTGCAGCTCAATAAATGCTGGAATAACCTCAAACAAAAATGGAAAGAAGAAGCTGCAAGAGAGAAGCGAGAGCGCCACAAAACTAGTAAGCGAAACATAATATGCATGGCTGGATCACTTTTGATCTTCAACATGTTTTGTATTCGGTAGAAATGTAAGCACTGAGTGCAAACAGTCATGACCATTACGTTTTGCAGTGCATGGCGAAAACAATAAGTACTCAAAATCACATTTTCCTCGAAGAACTGCCCTGAAGTTGGCATATAACATACATAATCAGTGCAAACAGTTTTCGAGAACTCTATTAGGATGAATTTGTGGACAACTGatgcatttcatttttttagGAAAAATGCGTATAGCGCGCTCATGTTTGTTCTTTGCAAtgttttgctatttttttttctttgagttgaaCCAGGTAAACTACATTACACTCAACTTAGGAGAGAGGAACATTGGAAccgcagagttttttttttttttttttacaagatgTTTAAGAAAACTTGCTTCATTCTGCGATGAAACTTTATTTCTGATTAGGAGGGGGATCTACACCTTCGGCCATGGCTCCTGTCTACGAATTGGTTGGATCCATAGCTTCCCACATGGCGACAAGGGTGGAAAATGCCTTTGATTCGGATGCCACAGGTTACCAGCCCCCCGTCACAAGTCTGCCTGTGGTGAGGCTGCTGCAGCCTATGACTGTTAGTCGAAATGAAGCGGACTTTGATTGCCAAGGTATGGTGTCTTGCATTTTAAAGCGTAATAATTATCTAAAAAATTTAACGATTTGCATTTCCCAGAAATTCCTCTTTGCATGTTGTGGTGTACAGGTGTTTGCGTTATAGACAATGCTCCACTAGTACCATTATGCCAtcttttctttattgcagacgATCTGTGGCAAGATGCCAACCCTGTAGAGCCGTCACAGCTGCCAACAGGCACAGATGCCGACGAGGACAGCAGGTGCACTTCTATAGCACAGCCTGATGCAGAAGCAAACACTTCTGTGGAAGGTTGTGCAAACAGCCACCAAGCCACCGGAGCTG encodes:
- the LOC142771856 gene encoding uncharacterized protein LOC142771856 gives rise to the protein MTLLEFFQWARQLATSQHHHESFSAFYAGGGSTPSAMAPVYELVGSIASHMATRVENAFDSDATGYQPPVTSLPVVRLLQPMTVSRNEADFDCQDDLWQDANPVEPSQLPTGTDADEDSRCTSIAQPDAEANTSVEGCANSHQATGAAGSSTPAATVAAETYRTPRGRMTVLEKILAAENAIRAELQKEEHAMRIRLSQEDHDYKMREREDRRKFEN